The Halichondria panicea chromosome 14, odHalPani1.1, whole genome shotgun sequence genome contains a region encoding:
- the LOC135347234 gene encoding transmembrane protein 233-like, with protein MTDYNTPFPTAPPPQHAQHVNPPSYSENPQSYGSTNYAPGYQGGAGYQQQQPYNTAYPPSTYQPAPLVYNTTNTTTVVNTQPNLPTYRAPKPSSYIWLSVITMLCCCFVLGLIALIIGLEVDNAYNCGNDARAREKSKKALGFSISAIAFGVVIHLSWIGTVIYIYAVLFNVNRNTYPPY; from the exons ATGACAGACTACAACACTCCATTCCCCACGGCCCCGCCACCACAACATGCACAACATG TCAACCCTCCATCTTATTCTGAAAACCCTCAATCATACGGGTCCACTAACTATGCCCCAGGCTACCAAGGAGGTGCTGGCTATCAGCAGCAGCAACCTTACAACACAGCCTATCCCCCCAGCACATACCAGCCTGCCCCACTCGTGTACAACACCACCAACACTACTACTGTGGTCAACACACAACCAAACCTCCCTACTTATCGTGCACCCAAACCCTCCTCCTATATATGGCTGTCTGTCATCACCATGCTCTGTTGTTGCTTTGTGCTAGGACTGATTGCTCTCATTATTGGTCTGGAG gtgGACAATGCTTACAACTGTGGCAATGATGCTAGAGCCAGGGAGAAGTCCAAGAAAGCTCTGGGATTCTCGATATCAGCCATTGCATTTGGTGTTGTCATTCACCTCTCATGGATTGGAACTGTtatctatatatatgcagTTCTCTTCAACGTCAATAGAAACACTTACCCTCCTTACTGA
- the LOC135347206 gene encoding serine/threonine-protein kinase tousled-like 2, with protein MEGEGDNDSVLSEDASWIQQDDQDDSFQKLESLDPQKRVQLEARIMGRRGSEVSPARRGSEASPDKSSSCGASRKRGLNNNHSKQGTSKIAKIESFFSPCRKDVCTQSDLTLTSLTSLEARAGDSHDTSLLRQRTGELEQRLNLVQGKLDSTTVRLSKVTEVTNQLLIQKCVSEQKEVRQTSVQNQLRLGRFNNQRQGARFVEVWVDGFAFSELGDRQEELTQQREEIEKQRKMISKRKPSVSTGGNKGKSDDGFTRPSTPSFTPLEYMERDEVLKLRAAALKKEETILTGELEKLERERNLHVRELKRIAAEDSSRFKGNPTLHSRYLLLNLIGRGGFSEVYKAFDLQEHMYVACKIHQLNTDWREDKKANYIKHALREYNIHKKLHHSNIVQLFDVFEIDSNSFCTVLEHIDGHDLDFLLKQNKTLSEKESRAIIIQTISALKYLNEIKPPIIHFDLKPGNILLGRGVRTFEAKITDFGLSKILEGDNPVDMELTSQGAGTYWYLPPECFVIGKDPPKISSKVDVWSVGVIFYQCLYGKKPFGHNLSQASILEQNTILRATEVDIPVKPAVSQEAKAFIRRCLSYNKERRPDVLTLCEDLYLKPKKQQTIAHSSSTS; from the exons ATGGAGGGTGAAGGAGATAACGACAGTGTGCTATCAGAGGATGCATCGTGGATACAGCAGGATGATCAAG atGACAGTTTCCAGAAGTTGGAGAGTTTAGATCCTCAGAAACGTGTTCAGTTGGAGGCTCGTATTATGGGCCGTCGGGGATCAGAGGTCAGTCCTGCCCGACGAGGGTCAGAGGCCAGTCCGGACAAGAGCAGCAGTTGTGGGGCTTCCAGAAAGAGAGGTCTAAACAACAACCACAGTAAACaag GTACCTCTAAGATAGCAAAGATTGAGAGTTTCTTCTCTCCTTGTCGTAAGGATGTGTGTACACAGTCTGACCTCACGTTGACCTCATTGACCTCTCTGGAAGCTCGTGCAGGGGACAGCCATGACACCTCACTACTCAGACAG cgtACTGGTGAACTAGAGCAAAGGTTGAACTTAGTGCAAGGGAAACTGGACAGTACTACAGTACGTCTGAGCAAGGTCACAGAGGTCACTAATCAGCTACTCATTCAGAAG TGTGTATCAGAGCAGAAAGAGGTACGACAGACTAGTGTTCAGAATCAACTGCGCCTGGGTCGCTTCAACAACCAAAG ACAGGGTGCAAGGTTCGTGGAGGTGTGGGTGGATGGGTTTGCCTTCTCGGAGCTAGGAGACAGACAAgaagagctgactcagcaaagAGAAGAAATTGAGAAGCAACGCAAAATGATATCAAAGAGAAAGCCGTCCGTTAGTactggaggcaacaaaggaaAGAGTGATGATGGATTTACTCGTCCATCCACTCCAAG TTTCACCCCTCTGGAGTACATGGAGCGTGATGAGGTGTTAAAGTTGCGAGCAGCGGCACTAAAGAAAGAAGAGACGATATTGACAGGGGAATTGGAGAAGTTAGAACGAGAACGAAATCTTCACGTCCGCGAACTGAAGAGAATAGCTGCCGAGGACAGTTCAAGGTTCAAGGGTAACCCCACCCTCCACTCTCGCTACCTTCTCctcaatctgattggtcgcgGGGGATTCAGTGAAGTTTACaag GCATTTGACCTTCAAGAGCACATGTACGTGGCATGTAAAATACATCAACTCAATACCGACTGGAGGGAGGATAAGAAGGCAAACTATATCAA ACATGCACTGAGAGAGTATAACATCCACAAGAAGTTGCATCATTCA AACATTGTGCAACTATTCGATGTGTTTGAAATTGACTCTAACTC ATTCTGTACTGTACTGGAGCATATTGATGGGCATGATTTAGACTTCCTTCTCAAACAGAACAAGACACTATCAGAAAAAGAg TCAAGAGCAATCATAATTCAGACAATCTCCGCTCTTAAATACCTCAACGAAATCAAGCCCCCCATCATCCACTTTGACCTCAAGCCAG GGAACATATTGCTAGGTCGCGGTGTGAGAACCTTTGAGGCCAAGATTACTGACTTTGGTTTGAGCAAGATACTAGAGGGAGATAATCCAGTGGATATGGAGTTAACGTCGCAGGGGGCCGGCACTTATTGGTACTTACCACCAGAGTGTTTTGTGATTGGTAAAGATCCACCAAAGATTTCAtcaaag GTTGATGTGTGGTCGGTGGGAGTCATCTTTTATCAATGCTTGTATGGGAAGAAG CCGTTTGGGCACAACCTCTCTCAAGCTAGTATTCTGGAGCAGAACACAATTCTGAGAGCTACAGAAGTTGATATTCCAGTCAAGCCTGCAGTCAGTCAAGAGGCTAAG GCGTTCATACGGCGTTGCCTTAGTTACAACAAGGAGAGACGACCTGATGTGCTCACACTTTGTGAGGATTTGTATCTCAAACCAAAGAAACAACAAACTATTGCGCACAGCTCTTCCACTAGCTAG
- the LOC135347235 gene encoding transmembrane protein 233-like, with protein MTDYNTPFPTAPPPQHAQHVNPPSYSESPQSYGSTNYAPGYQGGAGYQQQQPYNTAYPPSTYQPAPLVYNTTNTTVVNTQPNLPIYHAPKPSSYIWLSVIAMLCCCFVLGLIALIVGLEVDNAYNCGNDARAKEKSKKALGFSISAIAFGVVIHLSWIGYVIYLVA; from the exons ATGACAGACTACAACACTCCATTCCCCACGGCCCCGCCACCACAACATGCACAGCATG tcaacCCTCCATCTTATTCTGAGAGCCCTCAATCATACGGGTCCACTAACTATGCCCCAGGCTACCAAGGAGGTGCTGGCTATCAGCAGCAGCAACCTTACAACACAGCCTATCCCCCCAGCACCTACCAGCCTGCCCCACTCGTGTACAACACCACCAACACTACTGTGGTCAACACACAACCCAACCTCCCTATTTATCATGCACCCAAACCCTCCTCCTATATATGGCTGTCTGTCATCGCCATGCTCTGTTGTTGCTTTGTGCTAGGACTGATTGCTCTCATTGTTGGTCTGGAG gtGGACAATGCCTACAACTGTGGCAATGATGCTAGAGCCAAGGAGAAGTCCAAGAAAGCTCTGGGATTCTCGATATCAGCCATTGCATTTGGTGTTGTCATTCACCTCTCATGGATTGGATATGTTATCTATTTAGTCGCATAA
- the LOC135347228 gene encoding ribosomal RNA-processing protein 7 homolog A-like — protein MDGFAPLLVTFSSPGGHSSTHTIYCKAHSLKKTSEHTPNGRTLFTLGWPPYVTKRCLEEVFSRAGHVSHVILQLRGALMEDTECGDGFKVGYVVMSSKCEVTSALKLCSLSSPLPCTLTSLGLTLWVKHYTSNRPSLDMLESSVAIVMEKHDLRVKAGKEERMKAAAPDEDGWITVTSRGNRRKLSDEPAGKGRKQKKKELVNFYSWQLREGQRTEIAKLRQHFEEDKLRVANMRAARRFKPY, from the exons ATGGACGGATTTGCTCCTCTTCTGGTGACCTTCTCATCTCCTGGAGGCCATAGCTCTACACATACTATCTATTGTAAGGCTCATTCTCTTAAGAAGACCTCAGAGCACACTCCTAATGGTCGCACTCTCTTCACTCTGGGATGGCCACCATATGTAACCAAGCGTTGCTTAGAGGAGGTGTTCTCAAGAGCTGGTCACGTGAGCCACGTCATCCTACAGCTCAGAGGAGCGCTAATGGAGGACACAGAATGTGGGGATGGATTTAAG GTTGGGTATGTGGTAATGTCTAGTAAGTGTGAGGTGACCTCTGCACTCAAGCTGTGCTCCCTCTCTTCCCCTCTCCCCTGCACTCTGACCTCATTAGGTCTCACTCTCTGGGTGAAACACTATACGTCCAATAGACCTTCCCTCGACATGCTAGAGAGCTCCGTTGCCATAGTGATGGAGAAACATGATCTAAGAGTGAAGGCAGGCAAAGAGGAAAGGATGAAAGCAGCTGCTCCTGATGAGGACGGTTGGATCACTGTTACTAGTAGAGGAAACAGGAGAAAG TTGTCTGACGAGCCTGCTGGCAAAGGAAGgaaacaaaaaaagaaagaGTTAGTCAACTTTTACTCGTGGCAGCTTCGTGAAGGTCAGCGTACAGAGATAGCTAAACTGAGGCAACACTTCGAGGAGGATAAACTGAGAGTGGCTAACATGAGAGCAGCTAGACGATTCAAACCATACTGA